The genomic window GGCGCAGAACTTGGACGCTGTGAAGTGCGCCTATTTAGCGATGGTGAAATCTATGCCGAGATTGTCGACAACGTCCGTGGCGGGGATATTTTCGTTGTGCAGAGCACCTCGCACCCTGGAAATGATCATTTAATGGAATTATTGATTCTCCTTGATGCTTTAAAGCGCGCAAGTGCTGAAAGAATTACGGCCGTGATTCCATATTTCGGCTATGCACGTCAGGATCGCAAAGTGCGTCCACGTGCTCCGATTACAGCAAAATTAGTTTCAGATTTAATTAGCACTGCTGGCGCTGATCGTGTTTTGACAATGGATTTACATGCCGGGCAGATCATGGGCTTTTTCGATATCCCGGTCGATAACTTATTTTCCATGCCGGTTTTAATTAAATATTTAAAAGATCATTACGGCGATAAAGAGCTTTGTATTGTTTCTCCAGATGCGGGTGGAGTGCCGCGAGCGCGTGCCTACGCGAAGCGTCTCGACGGAGCACTGGCGATTATCGATAAGCGACGCTCAGGGCCGAATGAGGTTGCGGAAATGAATGTCGTCGGA from bacterium includes these protein-coding regions:
- a CDS encoding ribose-phosphate pyrophosphokinase, whose translation is MRRGKLTIISGRSNPPLAEAIANAAGAELGRCEVRLFSDGEIYAEIVDNVRGGDIFVVQSTSHPGNDHLMELLILLDALKRASAERITAVIPYFGYARQDRKVRPRAPITAKLVSDLISTAGADRVLTMDLHAGQIMGFFDIPVDNLFSMPVLIKYLKDHYGDKELCIVSPDAGGVPRARAYAKRLDGALAIIDKRRSGPNEVAEMNVVGDVQGKVAILVDDIVDTGGTMIKAAEALKAQGATEVIACTAHGVLSG